From Bdellovibrionales bacterium, one genomic window encodes:
- a CDS encoding type IV toxin-antitoxin system AbiEi family antitoxin, producing the protein MKNKLNQLLSYWPDGEIRTSQQLQRLGYGSEHLQKYKKSKWIDSVGKGAYKKYGDSVDWTSALSCLQKDNPKGSLYVGGKSALELLGKAQYLLFDKKEILVICDKGFWMPSWVNACPGDIKIHHKQKCLFDFSNRKNDGAGLTERVIEKNKIILSAAERAYLEYLDEVPQKYSYTEAIELLENLATLRPDLVQELLEKCKSVKVKRLFLYLADKINHIWFKKIQPEKINLGEGKRLIFRGGVLDKKYNITVPKEDSDEDAI; encoded by the coding sequence ATGAAAAATAAATTAAACCAACTTCTTTCTTATTGGCCAGATGGCGAAATACGAACCTCTCAACAGCTTCAAAGGTTGGGATACGGTTCAGAACACCTACAGAAGTACAAAAAAAGTAAATGGATCGATTCTGTTGGGAAAGGGGCGTACAAAAAATATGGTGATTCTGTCGATTGGACAAGTGCCCTGTCGTGTTTGCAAAAAGATAATCCAAAAGGTTCTCTATATGTTGGCGGCAAGTCCGCTTTAGAGTTGCTTGGAAAAGCCCAGTACCTTCTGTTCGATAAGAAAGAAATACTGGTCATTTGCGACAAAGGGTTTTGGATGCCATCATGGGTAAATGCCTGTCCTGGGGATATAAAAATCCACCATAAACAAAAATGTCTTTTTGATTTTTCCAATCGTAAAAACGATGGGGCAGGGTTAACGGAAAGAGTGATTGAAAAGAATAAAATAATCTTGTCTGCGGCTGAAAGGGCCTATCTAGAGTATTTAGATGAAGTACCTCAAAAATATTCATATACAGAAGCTATTGAGTTGCTAGAAAACCTAGCCACATTAAGACCTGACTTGGTTCAAGAGTTGCTGGAAAAATGTAAGTCAGTGAAAGTGAAGAGGCTCTTTTTATACCTCGCGGATAAAATAAATCATATCTGGTTCAAAAAAATTCAACCTGAAAAGATTAACTTGGGTGAAGGAAAAAGGTTGATCTTTAGAGGCGGAGTTTTGGACAAAAAATATAACATTACGGTTCCAAAGGAAGATTCGGATGAAGACGCAATTTGA